The following nucleotide sequence is from Pseudoliparis swirei isolate HS2019 ecotype Mariana Trench chromosome 7, NWPU_hadal_v1, whole genome shotgun sequence.
CATGTGATGACTCGTGTGATCTTGTGCACTTGCCGCTCAGAATTTGTTTTATacctttctttttatttgatcCACAATATTGCAAGACATGGTGGCAATTGAACTCCCCTTGAATTATGCACCACCTATCCACATATAGGCACTTGATATTTGTATATTCACATTCTAATATGTTGCATTTTGAATGATCATAAGCATCTTCTAGTCATGGTTTGGTTCTAATTATTAGATAGATGTTGCAGGTTTGCTATGTGAGCACAGGTGCAGTACGTGTCGAAATATATTGATAACTACTTATTGTGCTCTTCTGAATGCTGGTTCTGTGTAAAACGATCAGCCTAGTGATGTTATTACAGCAGGGAAGGACAAGGAAAAAGAAAGCAGGGAAAATATGTTGGCTCGCAACAAAACACAAGTCGCTATTAATGCCTCTATTACCCAAAACAATGTGTTGCTTGCCAATGCAAGGTGAAACCCAGTAAAAGAAGATACTAATGAGACTAAACATTCcgattttttcattttctttttaatgtatGTGTGCAAAATACCTCCTAGCAGTTGTaattactttttgttttaaCCAGTAGCTGTTATCAAATTGCTGATGTGATGTTTGCTCAtggttttaatttattttatattagaaTGTATAAGTGAGTGTTGCAAGGTTACCATGTATCAGTCATTAAAGATCAAGTTTGATTTCAAACCAACTGGACATctagtttatgtatatattgtgctCCTTTGAAGTCAAGGTTCTGTTCCTACCTTATCTATTTTAATAactaatatacaatatttatttaaataaaatggtaTCTGTTTCTATATTTACAGATGTTTCATTATCAGTCTAAGTACTATAATATATTGATAACACTAATACCACTCATTATTAGTCAGTGCCTATGGGTGGTGCCAATGCGCTCACATTGAAACATGGCGGCTCTCCTCCGCACCGCTAGAGGGCGCTCTGCTGAAGAAACGTCACCGGAAGCTCGTGAACCATAAACTCGTGAACCATAAGAGACAACAGAAGAGCCTCCTGACTTCGGAAGCAGCCATTGATCCAACGAAATACACTTATTTCTTCTCTCAAATTAGTTCGTTTATACGACTACGTCGATtttgcatttgatttatttggaaAATGGGAAGAAGCCGGAGTCGAACTCCTCCAAGACGAGGTGAGAAACTAAAAGGAAGTTAGCTAATTTAGCTAACGTCAACACTACGTATATGCAGCTTGTGACGCTGTTTTATCGTATTTTCACTGAGAGAACGATATTCATGTTCATATGATAATGTATTGGTTTATTTTCCGTCATGACTTAACATCTTATAGTGTGACTCGTGTAACGCGTCGTTGTCGCTTTTCTACACAAAGTTCAATATGTTTTGCCGAAGTCATTGTCGGTTTGACGCATGTCTGAAGCTGTAGGCCTACTTGATATTTGACTGGTTTTGAAGTTGGAACATTCAACTATTTTTGAGCATATTAAGTGTGTAAGTAACACCAGTGTGGCAGAGCCTGCAGAACTGAACCTGTCTGGACTCTGATTAGACCATACACACGTTACCAGGTCGGATATATTCACCTGTTTCAATAAACCTTATTTATGCATCACTGATTGATATCATGTAATCTCGGGTTTGTCTGACACTAAAGGCCGGTGGTGATATTTTGCCTCATGACAGACATTTAAATGATGGCTTTGCAAAAGGAAACGGTGATTACAAAACTCAGTTGGAATGGGTCGAATAAgtcagtcagttttatttgtcaatttttcacatgtgcaaacatacagaagattgaaattacgtttctcttctgtccaacataaagtgaattgaattgtgcaacataaagtgaattgtgcaacatatagacaatatAAAGTGCagagacaacataaagtgcaaaaattagggatgcaccgatctgatcggccgatcagatgacgtaacatctgcgagaactatcagacgtttcaatcgccgcgcatcgcaacggagacgatgcgcccggcgagggccgcagagtgcagaggaccacgaggggatcctcaccaccgagcggcgtccccgtcccccgagttgaatctctgggtcaactcagccgactctcacatgtctgcccctagagactgatgttgacggtaaacacattcgatcgggagcgcgagaGGGTTTTGATagagttagcggaaggatttatgtgacaacatccggttttgcaaagttagcggaaagaaccacgtgaaacaacatccgtttatcaaaataagatgtcgacaaatcatacacgaacatataaaagtaaacaatgaactgattttgtatctttagagatcgtttctgagatttagcttaaattatgctaacattaaaacatttttactgtaccaaggaagagtttataaaaataagtcagacttttgtatgttaaaaaaagtcctgtatatagatttccccaagagttccaggaaatgaataatgcagatgtgttccatacatatctgaaatcccctacaatagcaatcaaacaattttaatgtatcaattaggacatttttcaaagtaaaagtcctaaatgtttaaagaaatctgtaatttctttaatgtttgagttgctttatatttgtatttcctcatagtcctaggcaataatgctacacaataaatagaatgcttcaatcgacaccgtgatcggtattatcagatcggcagatactgatttcagtgatcggtgatcggcaggtactgatttcagtgatcggcacaaaaaacctgatcggtgcatctctagcaaaaatagtaaaagaacatgtaaacatatagacaacataaattgaactagcagcattcagacatgtgtgtgaaagaggacggagtgggaggatggggagagttcatcttcctgacagcctggtggtgtgagcccagaggctccggtatctcctcccagagggcaggaggctgaagagaccgtggcaggggtcactcacaatcgtggtcactttgcgggtgaggcgggtgttgtatatgtcctgcagggatcggagggggggggggggggagtgaggcaccatgatccttccagctgccttacACTCGTACATGTATCGGTAGCCTGTTTAAAACGGAAGAGAAGCTCCTAAATTAACTGTGAAGAGAAGAATGTTAATACGTTGGACGTCAATATCCACCACTTTAATGCAAATGTGATCTTGTTTACTCCTTTCCAGCAGAGAGAAGGCGCTCCCGCTCAACTTCCCGGGAGCGTGAGCGAAAGCGAAGAGAAAGGGAACGCTCTCGTTCTCGAGATCGGGATCGAGAGAGGCGGAGGAGTCGCTCAAGATCTCCTCCCAGGAGACGTTCAAGGtgacttaaagggtacctgtagcccaaaacaacaacgtgctacatccattagacgcatcaaataaataatattttccccgccgctattgtcaacaagtcacgcatagcccgaggctttacatttctttgtcaacattccgagtccgtgaacgcttcagtgcgcagacatcttgccagttatttactcatgtcagaggtcactgacgtagagtcgttgaaaggaattcagccaatccggagccacttctacacgcgttgcttcttgggatagatcggtggcctcaagaattacacaatctatatcaggggtgctcaatacgtcgatcgcggcgtagtattggtagatcgcatgacattaaaaaaaattggcccgcccccctgtcactttctctatagcgccacattacagcagcagcatgtcatttctgtctctgcgtgttgcgttgacagtcctctgcccgccgtctcgtgcgcggagctcccgacaccggtttgcgcgcatcgggatggACGGAGCAAAgcaaaagtcactagcacccccgaacatgtcggccgaacattgcatcaatgaaagacatctccagcgctggcttatgcgcgatgtagctctcaagctcacgcttttgtgtgaagcagatgaggtctaatgacactatatcatcggacataagtttgtgttctttacaacaaatgcactatgtctgttttttgtggcacacatttcccacaactgcaccgtttgtccgccgacttgcgtgcacggtccgcacggtgaagcatctggaccggcggtccttcggcatcaacttcatcagaatcatcgctatcgctgtcacaattaactaaatggggatagtctgcttttaatggttcaaacaagtatccagttgctgaatctgacaatctttcatcgtccatatttcgcccgttttctttattattatcaagttctcagcatttgtttgcgagcgctcgacgttgtttacattggtttctgaacacatccgctgtggctggctgtcgatctatcaacgatgtgacgtcacaccaccggcgccatattcaagcaccagtgcaatgaagcttgttggagttgagggactttgaacagcctaaactacgtattgttattgaatactggaccgtcagtgcatgaataacctttagaaacacattatcttttgatctggctacatattcgcgatctcaacaggtaccctttaacacagtttctcttctctttgacacaaaagattatatatacacaaacaccctCATGGCTGCAGTCATTCCTTTTATGCTATCCTGCTGCAAAAAAATGTTGAGAACTAGCACATGTATTTGCTAGCTATACACTTACATAAATCCTCAACCATATTAATCCCTTTAAGGTGCTGAAGTGTCTGACTCAttataagataaaataagatatatacgttattaatccccaaggggaaattagttctctgcatttaacccatccttagttattaaggagcagtgggctgcagtgatgcgcccgggaagcaactgggggttcagtgccttgctcaaggacacttcgacttgctactaatggggagagccgggatcgaaccgacaaccttggggttgcaggatgacccccttaccccactgagctacagccgcccccccgTTGTGGTAACTCGTCCTCAGGCCATTTAACAGCCATTTGTGTTCCCTCTGCAGATCTCCCCCCAGACGTCATcggtcctcctccccctctgaggaGCAAAAAGAGGCTACGGAAAAGGCAGCGAAGACGATTACGATCTCgggtattaattcaattcaattcagtttatttgtatagcccaatttcacaaattactaatttgtctcggagtgctttacaatctgtacacatagacatccctgccccaaaacctcacatcggaccaggaaaaactcccaaataacccttcagggggaaaaaaagggaagaaaccttcaggagagcaacagaggaggatccctctccaggatggacagatgcaatatatgtaatgtgtacagaaggacagatttagagtttaaatacattcaatgaatatgacagagtgtatgaatagttcatagtcggcatattccacgatggagacctccacgatccatcaggcagatggcggtagagaggagtgggcggagtctcaacagtgggcggagtctcaacaggacagtggcgtagtcaggagcaggaattccacgacccagacctcgatgatccatcaggcagataggatctatgccgtctcatagggtccgatgaccccatgagacgtgaagtcaaaaggactccggggagaaagcagagttagtaacgtgtgattgagagatgaaaattcatccttaaggagagaaaaaagaggagataggtactcagtgcatcctaaatgtcccccagcagctataagcctatagcagcatatcaaggggctggaccaggtgaaccttaTTCAGTATTAGAATTATGAATTTCGTTATTATCAATATGCCCCCATTTGCTATAttcacattaattaattaatataattcaGCCTGTTCTATGCTTATGACAAATGTTTTGCCCAAATCCGACAGAGGAAGACATGGAGGGCAAAACGGAAGAAGAAATCGAGATGATGAAACTGATGGGATTTGGTTCCTTTGACACCAGCAAGGTAATAGCACGAGGGTGTTCTACGCTCTGCACCCACAAGGAGGTGCAGTTTATTTCAGAAGAAGTTAATTCCACATCTGAACTGAAGATGGGTATACTGTTGCATTTCATTCGTCCTTGTTTGGCCTGCTCCACGTACCAATGTATTACAGTTGTGCTTTAAGTATCAGAGTATTATAGGACTTCCATCGTAGGTAGCTCCTGATTATGGACTGGTCACTATTCACACTTCCCTTTACCGGGCTTCTTTTGACGGTATAAGGAAGGTACATgtccaaaaagaaagaaagatgtagTCCAAATATGGACAACAAGCTGCAAAGTAAAACCCTTCCAGTGGTTTCCCCTGTTTTATGCTTTTCTGTGAAGCAGCTGCAGACATGCGACGTTGAAGAAAATATGGAGATGGCCACTGAAATAAAACTCCTTTTGTTAATAGAAATGTTCTGACAGAACTTTGGTTCAGATCATCGGTCAGCTCAGTATTATAGAAATACATGGAATTTCGTTGTTACTTTTATCTGTCGAATAATATTTGAAAACTGCCATCATGGTTTACAACCCGCATGACTCATCGTCCAATCTCAACCTAATTCAGCCTTGAAGGAGCAATGGAAGTTGAACGGAGACTACTACATTAGTTAATATGCAATACGTtactatttaacccttgtgttgccttagggtcattttgacccgaatcaatattacaccctccccccgcctttgggtcattttgacccgattcaatgtttcaccctcctgttacctttatatttactaacatattttaccctttgggttcaatttgacgccagcaattaaaacctccagaaaattattagaattaatattgttttccaagtttaagtgtgaggcactttatgtttgtttgttgactaccgaaagaacaccgacattaaacattgaatggggtcaaattaatcctaaagcggggggagggtgtaatattgattcgggtcaaaatgaccctaaggcaaggTAAGGGTTAACTTGATTTGTAAGATGTTATGTATGTGAGAAGCAGTAACAATGTTTTTACACAGGGGAGGAAAACTGATGGATCAGTCAATGCATTCGCTATCAATGTGAGCATGAAGAGAAAATACCGGTACGTCAACAAAGCAAATGTTTCTAGTTGCACAGAACTGTTTGGTGGTTGTGTAGCATCGCAACAATTGGGATTGTTTCACAAGCCCATGTTTCTAATATATAGTATAATTTTGTAGTTATTGTCTAAACCCCAGTTTTCTGTGGTTGCTGAGTTAAAGTGTCAACTTTTCAGTCTCCTCACAGTGAGCGCTCTCAGAATTATCCACTGTTATTGTAGCCAATCGTCTTTGCAGGTGTTTCTATGCTGAGATCCCGGCTCTCCCATTGGTGCTCGATGACGTAATCTGCGAGTGTTGCGAGGGTAACAGTGAtgtaatgttttctttatttatatatatatatatatatattttttctttaggCAGTACATGAACAGAAAAGGTGGTTTCAACAGACCTCTGGACTTCATCGCCTGAAAGCATCAACAACTCATTGTGATGGGAAGCTCATCCCCTCCATACTAGTGGATGATCTTGTGCTATTTCTGGTTACTTCAATCCTATTTTGTGTTATTCAACAATTGTGCAtatagtgttttctttctttttacaagaTAGTCTCCTACCAATACTCAGCTTTGTCGGAATATTGATTGGAGTAACAATGCATGTCATTTTGTGTTGCTGAGGTGTGTGTCgagttttatttgaaataaagtcgattttaaaatgtgttgctgcagtCCTCATTATCAAAAGGAAATCAAATAGTGCATTTTTGAATCTCATAATGGATAAGGACATTTCTCATATGTAGGTGTCTCTAACGTTTAACATTTGTAATTTAATCAACGCCATCCTTGTACCATCGAGTCTAGAACAGATAATCTAAATACTGTCACGTGTTCGAGATTGTTCTTGTGGTGTgctgtgtttctttctttggaAGGTGTCACCGAATTTGTTCTAATGTGGTCTTCTGTATAAGCCTATATACTATGTGCTCGTTTAATGTTGTCCTGGACGAAGGATGTCTTGCAGCCCAAACACACATTCCGGTTTGAGTTGAGAAccagttgtttttcttcctgttttAAAATGACCATCCAAGCAGCCTTTTGCTGACATGTTTCGGGGGAAACTGGGTGTGCGCCTGCGCGAATGCATTGTTTGCGATTGGCGAAGCAAAAGACCAATAACAAGACATGTGAATCTGGCCACTAGCTAAACACGGTGTAAGACAAACAACACCACGAGAGCCAATCATTACCATACACCGCGAAACAGCATGGCAGAGAGGCGTGTCTTCGTTCAGAAGCGGGCGTTGTCACGTTAACTCTTGCACATTGGGACCAATA
It contains:
- the snrnp27 gene encoding U4/U6.U5 small nuclear ribonucleoprotein 27 kDa protein isoform X1, whose product is MGRSRSRTPPRRAERRRSRSTSRERERKRRERERSRSRDRDRERRRSRSRSPPRRRSRSPPRRHRSSSPSEEQKEATEKAAKTITISEEDMEGKTEEEIEMMKLMGFGSFDTSKAVHEQKRWFQQTSGLHRLKASTTHCDGKLIPSILVDDLVLFLVTSILFCVIQQLCI
- the snrnp27 gene encoding U4/U6.U5 small nuclear ribonucleoprotein 27 kDa protein isoform X2; amino-acid sequence: MGRSRSRTPPRRAERRRSRSTSRERERKRRERERSRSRDRDRERRRSRSRSPPRRRSRSPPRRHRSSSPSEEQKEATEKAAKTITISEEDMEGKTEEEIEMMKLMGFGSFDTSKGRKTDGSVNAFAINVSMKRKYRQYMNRKGGFNRPLDFIA